In Aegilops tauschii subsp. strangulata cultivar AL8/78 chromosome 3, Aet v6.0, whole genome shotgun sequence, one genomic interval encodes:
- the LOC109750176 gene encoding protein ALTERED PHOSPHATE STARVATION RESPONSE 1: protein MGCRHSKVEDEEAVRRCRDRRNLMKQLVRRRVDLAAAHITYLHALRNTGATLRQFAEVETASSHQSLQVAASPPPPPPPPPPPPPPPPPPAYSVTSSMPPYSVTSSMPPSPLPPPLIPFSPIRIRKREKRDGDLDGDDSTDEDDDTDSCSTPLPPPPPPGMEWEYTDPITMRPLDFLPSSLADRDDKEVASQVSMDDDWVETNIEFDGQDESVSGNADGILRRVELHPAKSRVMGDENSSMMSSWVTKDSNSSVMAWATDKSLVEIAKEIDEYFLKAAASGTDVVILLDSATGRLDPSEVQVKKGKNSKSAKVFSTLSWSWSFKSVHANRESSSDACGYGYHGKTLDKLYDEEQKLYQLVKDEEFARLEYRKYSSLLKKLESGEHDRLQAEKVRENIEELQTRIMSLEEAVSLTCLTISKLRDEELYPQVIELAAGLVHMWRNMYECHEVQNHIAQQASLLGNQPGSEPTTDSHCYATSQLEGEVSAWHNSFCNLITLQREYVTILNEWIGLTDCLPDNEGFMRSSSGIRSLCGELEHALKKLPEKVAAEAIKAFLSVIHSIVLQQAEERQLKKKSDNIESKFHAQLEKHSENAMQSSDQGSHTRSYSVSKDDPKLDVFRKRVEEEKARYINSLRTSRAMTLNHLQTSLPNVFHALTGFSGVCVQAFEGISRCSEAAAAAASHPGAVSPAVSSCDDHPL, encoded by the exons ATGGGTTGCAGGCACTCCAAAGTGGAGGACGAGGAGGCGGTGAGGAGATGCAGGGACAGGAGGAACCTCATGAAGCAGCTCGTGCGCCGCCGTGTCGACCTTGCAGCCGCACACATTACCTACTTGCATGCACTCCGCAACACAGGAGCCACTCTCCGGCAATTCGCCGAGGTGGAGACTGCATCGTCACACCAGTCCCTTCAAGTCGCTGCCTCACCACCTCctccccctccgccgccgccgccgccgccaccaccaccaccgcctccgGCATACTCTGTGACTTCTTCCATGCCACCATACTCGGTGACATCCTCAATGCCGCCATCACCACTCCCCCCACCACTCATACCGTTTAGTCCGATAAGGATAAGAAAGAGGGAGAAGAGAGATGGTGATCTCGACGGGGATGATTCCACGGATGAAGACGACGACACTGACAGCTGCTCGACGCCtctgcccccgccgccgccgcccggtaTGGAGTGGGAGTACACGGACCCAATCACTATGCGTCCCTTGGATTTTCTTCCATCTTCGTTGGCTGATCGGGACGATAAAGAAGTGGCCTCACAAGTCAGCATGGATGACGATTGGGTGGAAACGAACATAGAATTTGATGGACAGGATGAAAGCGTCTCTGGCAATGCTGATGGCATACTTAGGCGTGTGGAATTGCATCCAGCAAAGAGTAGGGTTATGGGTGATGAAAACTCATCAATGATGAGCAGCTGGGTAACAAAGGACTCGAACTCTTCGGTGATGGCCTGGGCGACTGACAAGTCACTGGTAGAAATAGCCAAGGAGATTGATGAGTACTTCTTGAAAGCAGCCGCAAGTGGGACTGATGTTGTTATACTCTTGGATTCTGCTACCGGCCGGCTAGATCCCTCAGAGGTGCAAGTAAAGAAAG GAAAAAATTCGAAGTCTGCCAAGGTTTTCTCTACACTTTCCTGGAGCTGGTCATTCAAGTCTGTACATGCTAACAGGGAATCCTCAAGTGATGCTTGTGGATACGGTTATCATGGCAAAACACTAGATAAGCTTTATGACGAGGAGCAAAAACTCTATCAGTTAGTTAAG gatgaagAATTTGCAAGGCTTGAATACAGAAAGTACAGTTCATTGCTAAAGAAGCTAGAATCAGGGGAGCATGATAGGTTGCAGGCAGAGAAAGTTCGGGAAAATATCGAAGAACTGCAAACTCGGATAATGTCCTTAGAGGAAGCTGTAAGCTTGACATGTTTGACCATATCAAAGCTCAGGGATGAGGAGTTGTATCCTCAGGTTATTGAATTAGCTGCAGG GCTTGTGCATATGTGGAGAAACATGTACGAGTGCCATGAGGTTCAGAACCATATTGCCCAGCAAGCCAGTCTCCTTGGCAACCAACCTGGCAGTGAGCCGACAACTGACTCCCATTGCTATGCAACATCTCAGTTGGAAGGCGAAGTCTCTGCATGGCACAATTCCTTCTGCAATCTGATCACCTTGCAGCGTGAGTACGTAACCATCCTTAACGAATGGATTGGACTCACCGATTGCCTGCCTGATAATGAGGGCTTCATGAGAAGTTCATCTGGAATCCGTAGCCTCTGTGGGGAACTCGAGCATGCTCTTAAGAAGTTACCTGAGAAG GTAGCTGCAGAAGCAATAAAAGCTTTTCTGTCAGTCATACACTCTATCGTGTTACAGCAGGCTGAGGAGCGTCAGCTGAAGAAGAAATCAGACAACATCGAGAGCAAGTTCCACGCCCAGTTGGAGAAACACAGCGAAAACGCAATGCAGAGCTCAGACCAGGGTTCGCACACCAGGAGCTACTCAGTGTCGAAGGACGACCCGAAGCTGGACGTGTTCAGAAAGAGGGTCGAGGAGGAGAAGGCCAGGTACATCAACTCCTTGAGGACCAGTCGAGCCATGACGCTGAACCATCTTCAGACGAGCCTTCCGAACGTGTTCCATGCCCTGACGGGGTTCTCAGGAGTATGCGTGCAGGCGTTTGAAGGTATCAGCCGATGCAgcgaagctgctgctgctgctgctagccACCCGGGAGCGGTTTCGCCAGCCGTCTCTTCCTGTGATGATCACCCGCTGTAA